AACAGCAAATTAATGTGCAGGGTTTGGAATTAGCCAAACACCAGGAAAAGGCTTCCTATCTGGAAAAGGAATTGGAAGCAAAAAAATCTGAAACCAGCTTGTTGAGAACCGAAAAAGAAGGATTAAGCCGTTTTGTTGAAAAAGCTGAAATACAGGAAAAGGAGTTGGAAGAACGCAAGGCTGAACTGGTGCAACTTCGCACGGAAAAAGATAATTTAGATCGTCGCTTAACTGAATCAGTAGCCAAATTCAGGGAGCAGGAAACCCGAATGAGCGAACAAAAACAGGAATTGGAAAATTTGCAAAAACGCTTCCAAACCGAATTCGAAAATATAGCCAACAAACTACTCAAACAAAACTCGGAAGAGTTTACCAAAGTGAACGAAAAAGCCGTTGGGGATTTGTTATTGCCCCTCAAAGACAGGCTCAAGGAATTTGAGAAAAAAGTAGAAGACACCTATGAAAAAGAAAGCAAACAACGCTTTGCCCTGGAAAAAGAAATAAAAACCCTGGCCGAACTAAACCAACAAATCAGCAAGGAGGCAACGGAATTAACCAATGCCATGAAAGGACAGAATAAGTTGCAGGGAAACTGGGGTGAGTTAATTTTGGAAAAACTTCTGGAACAAAGTGGACTAAGAACCGGAATTGAATACACGGTACAGGCAGAAGGAATGAGACTGGAAAATGAAGAAGGAAGAAGGTTTCAGCCCGATGTAATTATCAATTTGCCCGAAAACCGCCACTTGGTCATCGACAGCAAAGTAAGTCTATTGGCCTGGAACGATTTAACCAATGCCGAAACCGAAGAAAGAAAACTGCTTGCTCAAAACGAATTGGTAAAATCGCTGAAAACCCATATCAATGGCTTACACGATAAACATTACCACAACCTGGGCGGTTTAAACTCCCTGGATTTTGTGCTTATGTTTATTCCTATTGAAGGCAGTTTCAGTGCAGCCATGCAACTGGAACCCAATCTGTTTGGATTTGCCTGGGAAAAACGTATTGTTCTGGTAACTCCAACCACCTTAATGGCTACCCTAAAAACCATTGCTTCCATTTGGAAACACGAACATCAAAACCAAAACGCCATGGAAATTGCCAGGCAAGGCGGTGCGTTGTACGACAAGTTTGCTGCCTTTTACGAAGACATGCAAAAAATTAAACGCAACCTCGATTTAACTACCAAGTCGTATGATGAAGCTATGGTAAAGTTGCAAGGCCGGGGTGGTTTATCCAGCAGGGCCCAAAGTCTGAAGGAACTAGGAGTAAAAGCAAGCAAAAAACTACCGCCCGAAGCCATTGGGCTGGACGAATTAATTGAAGGAGGAGAAGAATAAGTGTATAATCCGTTTCAACTCGCCCTAAAATTTGCCGGGTATTATCTGCGCAGTGTGAACCTACATGGTTTACATTCCCCTTTTGCCTACAAACTTACCGAAGATGTTCTTTACAACAAAGCCCCTTTTTATTGCTATACTCCCATTGAAAAGATCAGGCAATCGCTGTTGGAAGACAAACGCCATATCCAGGTTTTAGACCTTGGTGCTGGCTCAAACTTTGGCAACACCAAAGAAAAAGCCATTTCCCAAATTGCCAAACGGGCAGCCAAACCGGCAAAATATGGACAGGTTATTTTCCGACTTGCCAATTACCTTCAACCCAAAACGGTGGTAGAACTGGGCACCTCACTTGGAATGACCACCGCTTACCTGGCATCGGCCAACAGCCAATCCAAAATTATCAGTTTGGAAGGTTGTCCGGAAACAGCCCGGATAGCCGGTGAAAATTTCAAAAAGCTGGGATTAAAAAACATTGAGCTTAGAGTTGGCGATTTCAAAGATACCTTACCCCCATTAAGCCGGGAACTAGAAACGGTTGATTTAGCGTTCTTTGATGGAAACCACCGCTACCAGCCCACCATGGACTATTTTAACCAATTTCTGCCCTTGGCTAACGAAGACAGCTTATTCATTTTTGATGATGTACACTGGAGCGAAGAAATGGAAAAAGCCTGGGAAGAAATTAAGAAACACCCCAAGGTAAGTATGACCATTGATTTGTTTTTTATCGGCTTGGTTTTTTTCAGAAAGGGAAAAGAAAAGGAAGATTTGGTGGTGAGGTATTAAGGGAAAATTCCTGAGCTCTTGAAAAAGAGTTTGAAAGAAATATGGTTATGCAACATTAACCTTATGCCCTATTGTAACCAATTATTTTGATCAACCCAATTTAATCACTAGTAGGATGAAAAATCCAAGGTAGTTTTTTACCGCGAAATCCGCGAAAATCCGCGGTAGGGTTTCATCCGCGAAATCTGCGGGAGTTTTTTACCGCGAATTCCGCGAAAATCCGCGGTGGTGGTTCATCCGCGAAATCTGTGGGAGTATTTTTACCGCGAAATCCGCGAAAATCCGCGGTGGTGGTTCATCCGCGAAATCTGTGGGAGTATTTTACCGCGAATTCTGCGAAAATCCGCGGTAGTATTTCATCCACGAAATCTGCGGTAGTTTTTTTACCGCGAATTCCGCGAAAATCCGCGGTAGGGTTTCATCCGCGAAATCTGTGGTAGTTTTTTTACCGCGAATTCCGCGAAAATCCGCGGTAGGGTTTCATCCGCGAAATCTGCGGTAGTTTTTTACCGCGAAATCCGCGAAAATCCGCGGTGGTGCTTCATCCGCGAAATCTGCGGGAGTTTTTTACCGCGAAATCCGCGAAAATCCGCGGTGGTGGTTCATCCGCGAAATCTGTGGGAGTTTTTACCGCGAATTCCGCGAAAATCCGCGGTTGGGTTCATCCGCGAAATCTGTGGTAGTTTTTACCGCGAATTCCGCGAAAATCCGCGGTTGGGTTCATCCGCGAAATCTGCGGGAGTATTTTTACCGCGAAAATCCGCGGTGGTGGTTCATCCGCGAAATCTGCGGTAGTTTTTTGCCGCGAATTCCGCGAAAATCCGCGGTAGGGTTTCATCCGTGAAATCTGTGGTGGTTTTTACCGCGAAAATCCGCGGTAGGGTTTCATCCGCGAAATCTGTGGGAGCTTTTTACCGTGAAATCCGCGAAAATCCGCGGTGGGGTTTAAACCGCGAAATCTGCGGGAGTTTTTTTACCGCGAAATCTGCGAAAATCCGCGGTGGTGATTCATCCACGAAATCTGCGGGAGTATTTTTACCGCGAAATCCGCGAAAATCCGCGGTGGTGGTTCATCCGCGAAATCTGTGGGAGTTTTTACCGCGAAATCTGCGGTAGTTTTTTTACCGCGAATTCCGCGAAAATCCGCGGTGGTGGTTCATCCGCGGCAGAAGTTCCGATTTACTTAAGGCCTAATCCATTTCCCAAATTTTTCAACATCCATCCCTTTCCGGATAATTGTCCTTACTTTTGATTTTCAACCATCGGACCACTTCCCGGTCTGACAGGTTTCACTTTTTTTACGGAAACACCATGACTTTTAACCATTTGCATTGCCATACCCAATTCAGCTTGCTCGATGGAGCCGCTGATATTTCCAAATTGTATAAAAAAGCGGTAAAGGATGGGATGCGAGGCATGGCCATTACCGACCATGGAAATATGTTCGGTGTATTTCAATTTGTTGCCGAAGCCGGAAAACATAAAAATGCTGATGGATCACCGGCCATAAAACCCATTGTTGGTTGCGAATTTTATGTAGTGGAAGATCGGGGTCGCAAGCAATTCTCCAAAGACCAAAAAGACCGCCGTAATCACCAACTTTTATTAGCTAAAAACGACATTGGTTACCGTAACCTGGTAAAGCTTTGCTCCCTGGGCTATATTGAAGGTTTGTACAGTAAATATCCACGCATCGACAAAGAACTTATTTTACAATACAAAGACGGGTTGATTGCCACCACCTGCTGCATTGGTGCAGAAGTGCCTCAAACCATTTTGAAAAAAGGCGAAGAGGAAGGAGAAAAGGTTTTTAAATGGTGGCTGGAACAATTCGGTGAAGATTATTTTGTAGAAATTCAGCGGCATGGCATGGCTGAGCAAGACAAGGTGAATGAAGTTCTGGTGAGATTTGCTAAAAAATATAATGTTCCCATTATTGCTTCCAACGATTCCCATTACGTTGACCAACAAGATTGGAATGCTCACGATATTTTGCTTTGCTTAAACACCGGTGAAAAACAAGCCACACCCAAGCTTAAGGAATTTTCAGACGACGATGTATCGGTAAAAGGAAAGCGCTTTGCCTTTTTCAATGATCAATTCTATTTCAAAACCACCCAGGAAATGGAAAAGCTGTTTTCCGACATTCCGGAGGCCATCGATAATACCAACCTCATTGTGGACCGGGTGGAACATTTGAAACTAAAAAAGGATATTCTGTTGCCCTTTTATGAAATTCCGAAAGGTTTTACCAGCCAGGACGAATACCTGCACTTTATTACCTACGAAGGTGCTAAGCAACGCTATGGTGATTTACTGACAGAATCAGTAACAGAACGTCTGGATTTTGAATTGAATACCATAAAAATTATGGGCTTTGCCGGTTACTTCCTGATCGTATCCGACTTCATCAAGGCCGGAAGGGATTTAGGGGTATTGATTGGTCCGGGAAGGGGTTCGGCAGCCGGATCGGCAGTGGCCTATTGTATTGGCATTACCAACATTGACCCTATCAAGTACAACCTCCTGTTTGAGCGGTTTTTAAATCCTGATCGTAAGTCAATGCCCGATATCGA
This region of Bacteroidia bacterium genomic DNA includes:
- the rmuC gene encoding DNA recombination protein RmuC, with protein sequence MMEILFLGIGLALGGLMSFLFFRNQPNATMNAQLEQFKQQINVQGLELAKHQEKASYLEKELEAKKSETSLLRTEKEGLSRFVEKAEIQEKELEERKAELVQLRTEKDNLDRRLTESVAKFREQETRMSEQKQELENLQKRFQTEFENIANKLLKQNSEEFTKVNEKAVGDLLLPLKDRLKEFEKKVEDTYEKESKQRFALEKEIKTLAELNQQISKEATELTNAMKGQNKLQGNWGELILEKLLEQSGLRTGIEYTVQAEGMRLENEEGRRFQPDVIINLPENRHLVIDSKVSLLAWNDLTNAETEERKLLAQNELVKSLKTHINGLHDKHYHNLGGLNSLDFVLMFIPIEGSFSAAMQLEPNLFGFAWEKRIVLVTPTTLMATLKTIASIWKHEHQNQNAMEIARQGGALYDKFAAFYEDMQKIKRNLDLTTKSYDEAMVKLQGRGGLSSRAQSLKELGVKASKKLPPEAIGLDELIEGGEE
- a CDS encoding class I SAM-dependent methyltransferase, which codes for MYNPFQLALKFAGYYLRSVNLHGLHSPFAYKLTEDVLYNKAPFYCYTPIEKIRQSLLEDKRHIQVLDLGAGSNFGNTKEKAISQIAKRAAKPAKYGQVIFRLANYLQPKTVVELGTSLGMTTAYLASANSQSKIISLEGCPETARIAGENFKKLGLKNIELRVGDFKDTLPPLSRELETVDLAFFDGNHRYQPTMDYFNQFLPLANEDSLFIFDDVHWSEEMEKAWEEIKKHPKVSMTIDLFFIGLVFFRKGKEKEDLVVRY